In one Hypomesus transpacificus isolate Combined female chromosome 18, fHypTra1, whole genome shotgun sequence genomic region, the following are encoded:
- the samd10b gene encoding sterile alpha motif domain-containing protein 10, giving the protein MAVDAASSFSFCRASLEHTVSAEELSYQLPRRAGGSLTWHDGRGQKTTRTVKLLQQPGTEGIQLRPGEAFTVYHTSPTLSSLSKPVVLWTQQDVCKWLKKHCPHNYLTYVEAFSHHAITGRALLRLNGEKLQRMGIVQETLRQEVLQQVLQLQVREEVRNLQLLSRASFGNFS; this is encoded by the exons ATGGCTGTGGACG cggCGTCCAGCTTCAGTTTCTGCCGTGCGTCCCTGGAGCACACAGTGTCTGCTGAGGAGCTCAGCTACCAGCTGCCTCGCCGCGCAGGAGGCAGTCTGACCTGGCATGATGGGCGGGGCCAGAAGACCACACGCACTGTCAAACTACTGCAGCAGCCTGGCACAGAGGgcatccag CTGCGTCCAGGCGAGGCCTTCACTGTGTACCACACCAGTCCTACGCTGTCCAGCCTTTCCAAACCAGTGGTGCTGTGGACTCAGCAGGACGTCTGCAAGTGGCTCAAGAAGCACTGTCCTCACAACTACCTGACCTACGTGGAGGCTTTCTCTCACCATGCcatcacag GGCGTGCGCTGCTGCGTCTCAACGGGGAGAAGCTGCAGAGGATGGGCATCGTCCAGGAGAcgctcagacaggaagtcctcCAGCAGGTCCTCCAGCTTCAGGTTCGAGAGGAGGTCCGGAACCTTCAGCTGCTCAGCAGAG CCTCCTTTGGAAACTTCTCTTAG